In Cyanobium sp. WAJ14-Wanaka, a single genomic region encodes these proteins:
- a CDS encoding NADH dehydrogenase subunit K — MTQSPSIDALRDLRAASCNPVGAPAVTSDLSENVILTTLDDIHNWARLSSLWPLLYGTACCFIEFAALIGSRFDFDRFGLVPRSSPRQADLLIVAGTVTMKMGPALVRLYEQMPEPKYVIAMGACTITGGMFSADSTTAVRGVDKLIPVDLYLPGCPPRPEAIFDAVIKLRKKVGNEALAERGNLQQTHRYCTVSHQMKAIEPIVDGRYLRAETQQRALAAAAGLPLGATQPQPEKIDA, encoded by the coding sequence ATGACCCAATCCCCCTCGATAGACGCCCTGCGCGACCTGCGTGCAGCCAGCTGCAACCCGGTGGGCGCGCCTGCTGTCACCTCGGATCTTTCCGAGAACGTGATCCTCACCACCCTCGACGACATCCACAACTGGGCCCGGCTCAGCAGCCTCTGGCCCCTGCTCTATGGCACGGCCTGCTGCTTCATTGAGTTCGCTGCCCTGATCGGCTCCCGCTTCGACTTTGACCGCTTTGGCCTGGTGCCCCGATCCAGCCCCCGCCAGGCCGATCTACTGATCGTGGCGGGCACGGTCACCATGAAGATGGGCCCCGCCCTGGTGCGGCTCTATGAGCAGATGCCCGAGCCCAAATATGTGATTGCCATGGGTGCCTGCACCATTACTGGTGGCATGTTTTCCGCCGACTCCACCACGGCCGTGCGGGGCGTAGACAAGCTGATCCCAGTTGACCTCTACCTGCCGGGTTGCCCGCCCAGGCCCGAGGCGATCTTTGATGCGGTGATCAAACTGCGCAAAAAAGTGGGCAATGAGGCCCTTGCTGAACGGGGCAACCTCCAGCAGACCCACCGCTACTGCACGGTCAGCCACCAGATGAAGGCCATTGAACCGATAGTGGATGGCCGCTACCTGAGGGCTGAAACCCAGCAAAGGGCCCTGGCTGCCGCCGCTGGCCTCCCCCTGGGCGCCACCCAGCCCCAACCAGAGAAAATCGATGCCTGA
- a CDS encoding rubredoxin: MQDDAQEEVGLEEGLEKVLEPQDPALEAIDHRFECRSCGFVYDPAEGVKKYGITPGVPFLELDPSSFRCPVCRSKTAAFIDIGPRNKPSGFEENLDFGLGVNRLTPGQKNVLIFGAFALAVAFFLSLYSLR; the protein is encoded by the coding sequence ATGCAGGACGACGCGCAAGAAGAAGTGGGGCTGGAGGAGGGCCTAGAGAAGGTCCTTGAGCCCCAGGACCCTGCCCTTGAGGCGATTGATCACCGCTTCGAGTGCCGCAGTTGTGGTTTCGTCTATGACCCGGCCGAGGGGGTCAAGAAATACGGAATCACGCCGGGGGTGCCCTTCCTTGAGCTAGATCCGTCCAGCTTCCGCTGCCCGGTTTGCCGCAGCAAGACCGCAGCTTTCATCGACATTGGCCCGCGCAACAAGCCCAGCGGGTTTGAGGAAAACCTTGATTTCGGCCTGGGGGTGAACCGACTGACTCCTGGGCAGAAGAATGTGTTGATCTTTGGCGCCTTCGCCCTGGCGGTTGCCTTCTTCCTTTCCCTCTATTCGCTTCGCTGA
- the ndhC gene encoding photosynthetic/respiratory NAD(P)H-quinone oxidoreductase subunit C encodes MFVLSGYDAFLGFLLISAAVPVLALVTNKLLAPKSRQGERELTYESGMEPIGGAWIQFNIRYYMFALVFVIFDVETVFLYPWAVAFHRLGLLAFIEALIFIAILVVALAYAWRKGALEWS; translated from the coding sequence ATGTTCGTGCTCTCCGGCTACGACGCCTTTCTCGGCTTTTTGCTGATTTCGGCTGCCGTTCCCGTTTTGGCACTGGTTACCAACAAGTTGTTGGCACCGAAAAGCCGCCAAGGCGAAAGGGAACTCACCTATGAATCCGGCATGGAGCCCATTGGTGGCGCCTGGATTCAATTCAATATCCGCTACTACATGTTTGCCCTGGTCTTCGTCATCTTCGACGTGGAGACCGTTTTCCTCTACCCCTGGGCGGTGGCCTTCCACCGTCTTGGCCTGCTGGCATTCATCGAGGCCCTAATTTTTATTGCGATCCTGGTGGTGGCCCTTGCCTACGCCTGGCGCAAGGGCGCCCTCGAGTGGAGCTGA
- the lpxK gene encoding tetraacyldisaccharide 4'-kinase: MPIPAPRFWYQRRLSPQAAALLPFAWLYRLGLHLHRRSIRPVRLPVPVISVGNITLGGTGKTPLVIALARALSGQGFAVAVLLRGYGRQGKEPLLVQASMAYQAVGDEALEYAQQLPGVQVWVGSNRTCSAHLAIDNGANLLLLDDGLQHWPLQRNLDLTLLDRRHGVGNGQVFPAGPLREPLGQLARADILVLTGPAPAGPMDRRIRDHWPVKKPCFELTYQLEVPADLFGRQLWAFCGIGLPRKFFEALGAAGLKLLATESFADHHAYSEQELARLSAVAQAHDALLVTTVKDAQRLPAAYRPSVRAIPMRLETGALDALVAQILERIGNG, translated from the coding sequence ATGCCAATCCCAGCACCCCGATTTTGGTACCAACGGCGCCTGAGCCCCCAGGCGGCGGCTCTTTTGCCCTTTGCATGGCTTTACCGCCTGGGGCTGCATCTGCATCGCCGCAGCATTCGCCCGGTGCGACTGCCCGTACCGGTGATTTCGGTGGGAAACATCACCTTGGGCGGCACTGGCAAAACCCCATTGGTGATTGCCTTGGCCCGCGCCTTGAGCGGCCAGGGTTTCGCGGTGGCTGTCCTGCTGCGGGGCTACGGCCGCCAGGGCAAGGAACCTCTCCTGGTGCAGGCTTCCATGGCCTATCAGGCCGTTGGCGATGAGGCGCTCGAATACGCCCAACAATTACCTGGGGTGCAGGTTTGGGTGGGATCCAACCGCACCTGCAGTGCTCACTTGGCGATCGACAACGGCGCCAATCTGCTGTTGCTCGACGATGGTCTCCAGCACTGGCCTTTGCAGCGCAATCTTGATCTGACCCTGCTGGATCGCCGCCACGGCGTTGGCAATGGCCAGGTTTTCCCCGCAGGCCCCTTGCGCGAACCCCTGGGCCAGCTGGCAAGGGCCGACATTTTGGTGCTTACCGGCCCTGCCCCTGCTGGCCCCATGGACCGACGGATCAGGGATCACTGGCCGGTTAAAAAGCCCTGCTTCGAGTTGACCTATCAGCTAGAGGTGCCGGCCGATCTTTTTGGCAGGCAGCTGTGGGCTTTTTGCGGGATAGGCCTGCCGCGCAAGTTTTTTGAGGCCCTGGGCGCCGCTGGCTTGAAGCTGCTGGCCACGGAGAGCTTTGCTGACCACCACGCCTATTCTGAGCAGGAGTTGGCGCGTTTATCGGCTGTGGCCCAAGCCCATGACGCCCTGTTGGTTACCACGGTGAAGGATGCCCAGCGGCTGCCGGCTGCCTATCGCCCTTCGGTGAGGGCCATCCCCATGCGGCTGGAAACTGGGGCCCTAGATGCCTTGGTGGCCCAAATATTGGAGCGGATCGGCAATGGCTGA
- a CDS encoding photosystem II reaction center protein J: MSGKKSNLPDGRIPDRLPDGRPAVAWRSRWTEGVLPLWLVATAGGMAVIFVVGLFFYGAYVGVGSA, from the coding sequence ATGAGCGGTAAAAAATCAAACTTGCCTGACGGCCGGATTCCCGATCGCCTGCCCGATGGCCGCCCAGCGGTGGCATGGCGTTCTCGCTGGACCGAAGGGGTGCTGCCCCTCTGGCTGGTGGCCACGGCCGGTGGCATGGCAGTGATCTTTGTGGTTGGTCTGTTTTTCTACGGCGCCTACGTTGGCGTTGGTTCGGCCTAA
- a CDS encoding NAD(P)H-quinone oxidoreductase subunit J, with the protein MPEETQPGPVAQWLTSQGFEAEVLGSDHLGIEILGVEAAFLPLVATALKAHGFDYLQCQGGYDEGPGGKLVSFYNLVKLGSFSAQIDAEGKPLADAKPEEVRLKVAVARNDKPTIPSLYGLFRGADWQERETFDMYGIEFEGHPQPKRLLMPEDWRGFPLRKDYVQPDFYEMQDAY; encoded by the coding sequence ATGCCTGAAGAAACCCAACCCGGGCCTGTGGCCCAATGGCTAACCAGCCAGGGCTTTGAGGCTGAGGTGCTCGGCAGTGATCACCTGGGCATCGAAATTCTGGGGGTGGAAGCGGCCTTTTTGCCACTGGTGGCCACTGCCCTAAAGGCCCATGGCTTCGATTACCTGCAGTGCCAGGGCGGCTACGACGAAGGCCCGGGCGGAAAGCTGGTTAGCTTCTACAACCTGGTCAAACTCGGCTCCTTCAGCGCCCAGATAGATGCCGAAGGCAAACCGCTGGCCGATGCCAAGCCGGAAGAGGTGAGGCTCAAGGTGGCCGTGGCTCGCAACGACAAGCCCACAATCCCCAGCCTTTACGGACTCTTTCGGGGAGCCGACTGGCAGGAGCGTGAAACCTTCGACATGTATGGCATCGAATTCGAGGGCCATCCCCAGCCCAAGCGGCTCCTGATGCCAGAGGATTGGCGGGGTTTTCCACTGCGGAAGGACTACGTGCAGCCCGACTTCTACGAGATGCAGGACGCCTACTAG
- the psbF gene encoding cytochrome b559 subunit beta, with the protein MTQAPISTTPRNYPIFTVRWLSIHALGIPTVFFLGALAAMQFVRR; encoded by the coding sequence ATGACCCAAGCACCCATTTCCACCACCCCCCGCAACTACCCGATCTTTACGGTCCGGTGGCTGTCTATCCACGCCCTCGGTATTCCCACGGTGTTTTTCCTGGGAGCCCTGGCCGCCATGCAATTCGTTCGTCGCTGA
- a CDS encoding photosystem II reaction center protein L, producing the protein MQRTPNPNNLPVELNRTSLYLGLLFVFVTGILFSSYFFN; encoded by the coding sequence ATGCAACGCACCCCCAACCCCAACAATCTGCCGGTTGAGCTGAACCGTACAAGCCTTTATTTGGGCCTGTTGTTTGTGTTCGTCACCGGGATCCTGTTCTCCAGCTATTTCTTCAACTGA
- a CDS encoding photosynthesis system II assembly factor Ycf48, which yields MRRYLSPLLSLGLALFLGFGLSGCVTTGLPTATTSPWQAVPLATKANPLDVAFTDANHGFLVGSNRLILETNDGGASWAERALDLPEEENFRLISLDFRGDEGWIAGQPGLLLHSTDAGQNWSRLFLDTKLPGEPYLITALAANTAELATNVGAIYETSDGGNSWQANVADAAGSVRDLRRGSAGEYVSVSSLGNFFATWNPGDPIWTPHQRVSSQRLQSIGFQPDGALWMLARGAQLRFGADPANPEDWSKPVIPITNGYGYLDMAWDPQGSIWAGGGSGTLLVSPDQGKTWQKDPVGAAQPTNFTRISFLPDGKAFVLGERGSLLRWVG from the coding sequence ATGCGCCGCTATCTCTCACCTCTGCTCAGCCTGGGGCTAGCCCTGTTCCTGGGCTTCGGCCTCAGCGGCTGCGTTACCACCGGTTTGCCCACGGCGACCACCAGCCCCTGGCAGGCGGTGCCACTGGCCACCAAGGCCAACCCGCTTGATGTGGCATTCACAGATGCCAACCACGGCTTTCTGGTAGGCAGCAACCGTCTGATCCTGGAAACCAACGATGGCGGTGCCAGCTGGGCTGAGCGGGCCTTGGATTTGCCTGAGGAGGAAAACTTCCGGCTGATCAGCCTTGATTTCCGCGGCGATGAGGGTTGGATTGCGGGCCAGCCCGGCTTGCTTCTGCACAGCACCGATGCTGGCCAAAACTGGAGCCGCCTCTTCCTGGATACCAAGCTCCCTGGGGAGCCCTACCTGATCACGGCCCTCGCTGCCAATACGGCTGAGTTGGCCACCAATGTGGGCGCCATCTATGAAACCAGCGATGGCGGCAATAGCTGGCAGGCCAATGTGGCTGATGCGGCTGGCTCCGTGAGGGATCTGCGCCGGGGATCAGCCGGTGAATACGTCAGTGTCAGCAGCCTGGGCAATTTCTTCGCCACCTGGAACCCCGGCGATCCGATCTGGACCCCCCACCAGCGGGTCAGTAGCCAGCGGCTGCAATCGATTGGCTTCCAGCCCGATGGTGCCCTGTGGATGCTGGCCCGGGGCGCCCAACTGCGTTTTGGAGCCGATCCGGCCAACCCAGAAGACTGGAGCAAGCCTGTAATCCCGATCACCAACGGCTATGGCTATCTCGACATGGCCTGGGACCCCCAGGGCTCGATTTGGGCCGGTGGGGGCAGCGGCACCCTGTTGGTGAGCCCTGATCAGGGCAAAACCTGGCAAAAGGACCCCGTGGGAGCGGCCCAACCCACCAACTTCACCCGCATCAGCTTCCTGCCCGATGGCAAGGCTTTTGTCCTGGGTGAGCGGGGTTCCCTGCTGCGTTGGGTGGGCTAG
- the lpxB gene encoding lipid-A-disaccharide synthase — MAEDGPRILLVAGEASGDLHGGAMLRELRRLLPGVQVVGVGGDNLRAQGMETLADVSTLSAAGLVEIAASIPRHYRVMEMLKQQMDQHRPKAVVLVDYPGFNMFVAKEAKKRGIPVFFYIAPQVWAWGKGRAKTMAQLIDRLAVIFPFEEEIFNRYGRAVASYVGHPLMDSLKTSRSPGETRQLHGFDLQQPLLVLMPGSRRSEVHLLLPAMLGAAQQLKADGWQVALLKAPTISESFLKRSHGKGPFPVPVVEGDAYNLLAAADAGVIASGTATLEAALLGCPHVILYRFSLITYLLGKLFIRHRTMGLPNVILGRPFFPELLQRRVTPANIVRAVAQMAANRQACGQAVDQLRSAMGQPGASDRAAHELAKLIK; from the coding sequence ATGGCTGAGGACGGGCCCAGGATTCTGCTTGTGGCCGGGGAGGCTTCTGGGGATCTCCATGGCGGTGCCATGCTCCGGGAGCTCCGCCGCCTATTGCCTGGGGTGCAGGTGGTGGGTGTGGGCGGTGACAACCTGCGGGCCCAGGGCATGGAGACCTTGGCGGATGTGAGCACCCTTTCGGCCGCTGGCCTGGTGGAAATTGCGGCTTCTATCCCCAGGCATTACCGGGTGATGGAGATGCTGAAGCAGCAAATGGATCAACATCGACCCAAGGCTGTGGTGTTGGTTGACTATCCCGGCTTCAACATGTTCGTGGCAAAGGAAGCCAAAAAAAGGGGAATCCCGGTCTTCTTCTACATCGCCCCCCAGGTTTGGGCTTGGGGTAAGGGCCGGGCCAAAACCATGGCCCAGTTGATTGATCGCCTTGCCGTGATCTTTCCCTTTGAGGAAGAGATTTTCAATAGATATGGTCGAGCTGTGGCCAGCTATGTGGGCCATCCATTGATGGATAGCCTCAAAACGAGCCGCAGCCCTGGTGAAACTCGCCAACTCCATGGTTTTGATCTGCAGCAACCATTGTTGGTGTTGATGCCGGGTAGCCGGCGCTCCGAGGTTCACCTGTTGTTGCCAGCCATGTTGGGGGCCGCCCAGCAGCTCAAGGCCGATGGCTGGCAGGTGGCCCTATTGAAAGCACCCACCATTTCCGAGTCCTTTTTGAAACGGAGCCATGGCAAGGGTCCATTCCCAGTGCCAGTGGTAGAGGGTGACGCATACAACCTGTTGGCAGCCGCTGATGCGGGGGTAATTGCTTCGGGGACGGCCACTTTGGAGGCGGCTCTTCTGGGATGCCCCCATGTAATTCTCTATCGCTTTTCGCTGATTACCTATCTATTGGGGAAACTATTTATTCGCCATCGCACAATGGGGCTGCCCAATGTGATTTTGGGTCGTCCTTTTTTCCCGGAATTGCTCCAGCGTCGGGTCACCCCTGCCAATATTGTGCGGGCCGTGGCCCAAATGGCTGCAAATCGCCAGGCCTGTGGCCAGGCCGTAGACCAGTTGCGAAGCGCCATGGGGCAGCCTGGAGCCTCTGATAGGGCTGCCCATGAGCTTGCTAAGCTAATCAAATGA
- a CDS encoding 3-deoxy-D-manno-octulosonic acid transferase, translated as MGRTPSWAGSGLLLLYRTLWLGLTPVALGLLVWRLLQGKEDPRRIQERLGWATLRRPKGPLVWFHAASVGELNSLQPVFRELQDFPVSLLVTTVTRSSAGLARELLPEGVLHQYVPIDHWLCWLPFRRHWRAELGVLAEAELWPEIVHAMPHLKVINARMSGASFRQHQRASWFSSWLMGRFETCLAQSEQDAERFRRLGAPQVQATGSTKLDADPLPVDRRIVDRLQQVFGARAVVLLASTHAGEEQLLLDACPWIFGPQPSPVALLIAPRHPQRAPELLKLLPGARLWSGIVPGEKAVDDEAVDEESAEGLAADVVIADCLGAMGAWIEAAGVVVIGGSFEPGGRSIGGHNPLEPVALGKPVVCGPDMANFSDLAGVLADRELLWSYPTPAAAWAGVQHLLERDRGGQGPRPSGPSQAPHFEGPSRQIAQQIKQFLGKTGAKADSSAVSL; from the coding sequence ATGGGTAGAACCCCTTCCTGGGCCGGATCAGGGTTGTTGCTGCTCTATCGCACCCTTTGGTTGGGCCTCACCCCTGTGGCCTTGGGCTTGCTCGTCTGGCGCCTGCTGCAGGGTAAGGAGGATCCCCGGCGGATCCAGGAACGCCTGGGCTGGGCAACCCTGCGGCGCCCCAAGGGCCCTCTTGTTTGGTTCCATGCCGCCAGTGTCGGTGAGCTCAATAGCCTGCAGCCCGTTTTTAGGGAGCTGCAGGATTTTCCGGTAAGCCTGTTGGTCACAACGGTGACCCGCAGCTCGGCGGGCTTGGCCAGGGAGCTTTTGCCTGAGGGGGTGCTTCATCAATACGTGCCCATAGATCACTGGCTCTGTTGGCTGCCATTTAGGCGCCATTGGCGAGCTGAGCTGGGGGTGTTGGCCGAGGCCGAGCTGTGGCCAGAAATTGTCCATGCCATGCCCCACCTCAAGGTGATTAATGCCCGGATGAGCGGCGCCTCGTTTAGGCAACACCAGCGGGCCAGTTGGTTTTCGAGCTGGTTAATGGGCCGTTTTGAGACTTGCTTGGCCCAATCGGAGCAGGATGCCGAGCGCTTTCGGCGCCTGGGGGCGCCGCAGGTGCAGGCCACGGGCTCAACCAAGCTGGATGCCGATCCCCTGCCTGTCGATCGCCGGATTGTGGATCGGCTGCAGCAGGTATTTGGAGCTCGGGCCGTGGTGCTCCTCGCCAGTACCCACGCCGGCGAGGAGCAGCTCCTGCTGGATGCCTGCCCCTGGATCTTTGGCCCGCAACCAAGCCCGGTGGCGCTGTTGATTGCTCCCCGCCATCCCCAGCGGGCACCAGAATTGCTGAAGCTCCTGCCAGGTGCTCGTCTTTGGAGTGGGATCGTCCCAGGCGAGAAGGCCGTTGATGATGAAGCTGTTGATGAGGAATCCGCTGAAGGGCTCGCGGCCGATGTGGTGATCGCTGATTGCCTAGGGGCGATGGGTGCCTGGATCGAGGCGGCTGGAGTGGTGGTGATCGGGGGCAGTTTTGAGCCTGGAGGTCGGTCGATTGGTGGCCATAATCCCCTTGAGCCCGTGGCCCTGGGCAAGCCGGTGGTTTGTGGGCCCGACATGGCCAACTTTTCCGATTTGGCAGGTGTCTTGGCCGATAGGGAATTGCTGTGGTCCTATCCCACGCCAGCGGCTGCCTGGGCTGGGGTTCAGCACTTGCTCGAGCGGGATCGCGGCGGCCAGGGCCCTAGACCTTCCGGACCTAGCCAAGCCCCTCACTTCGAGGGCCCCTCCCGTCAGATTGCCCAGCAAATCAAGCAATTTCTGGGCAAAACCGGCGCGAAAGCGGATAGTTCGGCCGTAAGTCTTTGA
- the psbE gene encoding cytochrome b559 subunit alpha, whose amino-acid sequence MAAGSTGERPFFEIITSIRYWVIHAVTLPSIFLAGFLFVSTGLAYDAFGTPRPDAYFQAQESKAPVVSQRYDAKSSLDLRLQ is encoded by the coding sequence ATGGCTGCCGGCTCAACAGGAGAACGTCCGTTCTTCGAAATCATCACGAGCATCCGTTACTGGGTCATCCATGCGGTGACCCTGCCTTCCATCTTCTTGGCTGGCTTCCTATTCGTGTCTACGGGATTGGCCTACGACGCCTTTGGGACTCCCCGCCCTGATGCCTATTTCCAGGCTCAGGAAAGTAAGGCTCCTGTGGTGAGCCAGCGTTACGACGCCAAGAGCTCCCTCGATTTGCGCTTGCAATAA
- the yvcK gene encoding gluconeogenesis factor YvcK family protein, with translation MSRSRRAVRWLQPGLVVKRWLFTSGLGLLLALLGAAVWADLQPIYWSLNSIKWLLQEVTRVMPRGITGPLVLVVGAALVIWGQSRSFGSIQQALAPDKGTALVDALAAQGRLNRGPNIVAIGGGTGLSTLLSGLKRYSTNITAIVTVADDGGSSGILRRELGVQPPGDIRNCLAALSREEPLLTKLFQYRFRAGSGLEGHSFGNLFLSALTAITGSLESAITASSRVLAVQGQVVPATNADVRLWAELENGERLEGESKIGKAHSPIVRLGCTPERPPALPRALEAIANADLIVLGPGSLYTSLLPNLLVPELVAAISRSKAPRLYICNLMTQPGETDGLNVAGHLRAIEAQLASLGIDQRLFTAVLAQQDLEDFALVEHYRQQGAEPVLCDARQLRRQGYQVMQAPLQGARPTATLRHDPRSVGLAVMRFYKQHQRDR, from the coding sequence ATGAGCCGCTCGCGGCGGGCGGTTCGGTGGCTTCAACCCGGCCTTGTGGTTAAGCGTTGGCTGTTCACCTCGGGCCTGGGTCTGCTGCTGGCCTTACTGGGCGCTGCCGTTTGGGCTGATTTGCAGCCGATCTATTGGTCGCTCAACAGCATTAAGTGGCTTCTCCAGGAGGTCACCCGCGTAATGCCGAGGGGAATCACCGGCCCCCTGGTGCTGGTGGTTGGCGCAGCCCTGGTGATTTGGGGGCAAAGCCGCAGCTTCGGCTCGATTCAGCAGGCCCTAGCTCCCGATAAGGGCACGGCCTTGGTCGATGCCCTGGCGGCCCAGGGGCGCCTTAACCGCGGCCCCAACATCGTGGCAATTGGCGGTGGCACGGGCCTTTCCACCCTGTTGAGTGGCCTGAAGCGCTATAGCACCAACATCACCGCCATCGTCACAGTCGCCGATGACGGCGGCAGTAGCGGTATTTTGCGGCGCGAGCTCGGGGTGCAGCCCCCTGGCGACATCCGCAACTGCCTGGCTGCCCTATCGCGGGAAGAGCCATTGCTCACCAAGCTTTTTCAATACCGCTTCCGTGCCGGTAGCGGTTTGGAGGGGCACAGTTTTGGCAACCTCTTTCTCTCCGCCCTTACGGCGATTACCGGCAGCCTCGAATCGGCGATTACCGCCAGTAGCCGGGTTTTGGCGGTTCAGGGCCAGGTGGTGCCCGCCACCAATGCCGATGTGCGTCTTTGGGCCGAGCTCGAAAACGGCGAACGGCTGGAGGGTGAATCCAAGATCGGTAAGGCCCATAGCCCAATCGTGCGTCTGGGCTGCACGCCAGAGCGGCCGCCGGCCCTGCCCCGGGCCCTCGAGGCAATTGCCAATGCCGATTTGATTGTGCTGGGCCCCGGCAGTCTCTACACCTCCCTGCTGCCAAATCTGTTGGTGCCGGAGTTGGTGGCAGCGATCAGCCGCAGCAAGGCGCCCCGGCTTTACATCTGCAACCTGATGACCCAACCGGGGGAGACCGATGGCCTTAATGTGGCCGGCCATTTGCGGGCCATTGAGGCCCAATTGGCCAGCCTGGGCATCGACCAGCGATTATTTACGGCGGTTCTGGCCCAGCAGGACCTGGAGGATTTTGCCCTGGTTGAGCACTACCGCCAGCAGGGGGCCGAGCCGGTCCTCTGTGATGCCCGCCAGCTACGGCGCCAGGGCTACCAGGTGATGCAGGCGCCGCTGCAGGGGGCCAGGCCAACGGCCACCCTTAGGCACGATCCCCGCAGCGTGGGCCTGGCGGTGATGCGTTTTTACAAACAGCACCAGCGAGATCGCTAG
- a CDS encoding ABC transporter ATP-binding protein, which yields MQPIAEMRDLSVRWGRRTVIENVNLTLEAGERLVVVGPSGAGKSTVLRLLAGLMLPSSGSLRLHGQEQKYLRLDQRTPADVRFVFQNPALLGSLSVLENVGFLLYRDGSLPEREIRARVSQALEAVGLAGIEDQLPNELSGGMQKRVSFARALIEDPRKAADQMPLLLFDEPTAGLDPVACTRIEDLIVRTTEVAQAASVVVSHVHSTIERTAEKVVLLYDGLFRWHGSLDDYRSTSDPYVVQFRSGNLSGPMQPAEL from the coding sequence ATGCAGCCGATTGCTGAGATGCGCGATCTCAGCGTGCGCTGGGGTCGCCGCACGGTGATTGAAAACGTCAACCTGACCCTGGAGGCCGGAGAGCGCCTAGTGGTGGTCGGCCCTTCCGGGGCCGGCAAATCGACCGTGCTGCGGCTGCTGGCCGGCCTAATGCTGCCCAGCAGCGGCAGCCTGCGGCTCCATGGCCAGGAGCAGAAATACCTGCGCCTCGACCAACGCACCCCGGCGGATGTGCGGTTTGTGTTCCAAAACCCGGCGCTGCTGGGTTCCCTGAGCGTGCTGGAGAACGTTGGGTTTTTGCTTTATCGCGACGGCAGCCTTCCCGAACGTGAGATTCGAGCAAGGGTGTCCCAAGCCCTGGAGGCGGTGGGACTGGCGGGCATCGAAGACCAGCTGCCCAACGAACTCAGCGGCGGCATGCAAAAGCGGGTGAGTTTTGCCCGGGCCTTGATCGAAGATCCCCGCAAGGCAGCCGATCAAATGCCATTGCTCCTCTTTGATGAACCCACAGCCGGCCTAGATCCGGTGGCCTGCACCAGAATCGAGGATCTGATTGTGCGCACCACCGAAGTTGCCCAGGCCGCATCGGTGGTGGTGAGTCACGTGCACAGCACGATCGAGCGCACCGCTGAAAAGGTGGTTTTGCTCTACGACGGCCTTTTTCGCTGGCATGGCAGCCTCGACGACTACCGCAGCACCAGTGATCCCTATGTGGTGCAGTTCAGGAGCGGTAACCTGAGCGGACCGATGCAGCCAGCTGAGCTCTAA
- a CDS encoding lysophospholipid acyltransferase family protein, which produces MAKKRTLLNNRALTLLVGGLLNAYGQVILLTTLLRIEADPELDLLVKGGGEPVIYALWHSHVFFVPLLRSYERRPVSVLLSAHRDAQIVGVAARLRGIRLVVGSSTRGGARAYLQLLRVLEQGQSVGITPDGPKGPRELVKPGVIHLAQQSGCAVVPVALACSRVHRLRSWDRTFLPLPFSRAVFVLGAPIYFSADAPIEALQDELNRAMESTVGRAQARITGPQPGLVGTSHG; this is translated from the coding sequence ATGGCTAAGAAGCGAACACTTTTGAACAACCGGGCCCTCACCTTGCTGGTGGGAGGGCTGCTCAATGCCTATGGCCAGGTGATTTTGCTGACCACTCTGCTGCGCATAGAGGCTGATCCCGAGCTGGATCTCTTGGTCAAAGGTGGTGGTGAGCCGGTGATTTATGCCCTGTGGCATAGCCATGTTTTTTTTGTGCCGTTGCTGCGTAGTTATGAGCGCCGGCCGGTTTCAGTGCTGCTAAGCGCCCATCGCGACGCCCAAATTGTGGGCGTGGCCGCGCGGTTGCGGGGTATTCGCCTGGTGGTGGGCTCTTCTACCCGCGGTGGAGCCCGGGCCTACTTGCAGTTGCTGAGGGTTTTGGAGCAGGGGCAGTCCGTTGGTATTACCCCCGATGGCCCCAAGGGACCACGGGAGCTGGTGAAGCCTGGGGTCATCCACCTGGCCCAGCAATCGGGTTGCGCCGTCGTGCCGGTGGCCCTGGCCTGTTCAAGGGTGCATCGCCTTAGGTCCTGGGATCGCACCTTCCTGCCCCTGCCGTTTTCCAGGGCTGTTTTTGTCTTGGGGGCCCCTATTTATTTTTCAGCGGATGCCCCGATCGAGGCTTTGCAGGATGAGCTAAATCGGGCGATGGAGTCCACGGTGGGTCGCGCCCAGGCCAGGATCACTGGTCCCCAGCCAGGATTGGTCGGCACCAGCCATGGGTAG